Proteins from one Chroococcidiopsis sp. CCMEE 29 genomic window:
- the trpA gene encoding tryptophan synthase subunit alpha, translating to MTAISHCFKSLRDRRQCALIPFITAGDPDLETTAAALQVLDRHGADLIELGVPYSDPLADGPVIQAAATRALQKGTRLESVLEMLQAVSPSLQAPVILFTYYNPILYRGIEQFFKQIASAGVRGLVVPDLPLEEADELIQAAAAWGIEVILLVAPTSSKERIEAIARQSQGFIYLVSVTGVTGMRSQLQLRVKDLLIDLRNITDKPIGIGFGISGSEQAHQARDWGADAVIVGSAFVKRLADGTSTQGLQAVEALCRDLKAAITQKGSGVRGQGF from the coding sequence ATGACCGCTATCTCCCATTGCTTTAAATCTCTACGCGATCGCCGCCAGTGTGCTCTGATTCCATTTATCACAGCTGGCGATCCTGATTTGGAAACAACAGCAGCAGCATTACAGGTGCTAGATCGTCATGGTGCTGATTTGATTGAATTAGGTGTTCCCTACTCAGATCCACTAGCAGATGGACCTGTGATTCAAGCAGCAGCAACTCGCGCTCTCCAGAAGGGAACTCGCTTGGAGTCAGTGCTAGAAATGTTACAGGCTGTCAGCCCCAGCTTGCAAGCCCCTGTAATCTTATTCACTTACTACAACCCAATTTTGTACCGGGGGATTGAGCAGTTTTTCAAGCAAATTGCCAGTGCTGGGGTACGAGGATTAGTGGTACCCGATTTGCCACTAGAAGAAGCAGATGAGCTCATTCAAGCTGCCGCTGCTTGGGGAATTGAGGTGATTTTGCTGGTTGCTCCTACCAGTTCCAAAGAACGAATTGAGGCGATCGCTCGTCAGTCTCAAGGATTTATTTACCTGGTAAGTGTAACTGGTGTAACGGGCATGCGCTCTCAACTGCAACTACGCGTTAAAGATTTACTAATAGATCTGCGTAACATTACAGATAAACCAATCGGCATTGGTTTTGGTATTTCTGGATCGGAACAAGCCCATCAGGCAAGAGATTGGGGTGCTGATGCTGTCATTGTTGGCAGTGCTTTTGTCAAACGTCTGGCAGATGGTACGTCCACTCAAGGACTGCAAGCGGTTGAGGCACTCTGCCGCGATTTGAAAGCAGCGATTACACAGAAGGGGTCAGGGGTCAGGGGTCAGGGGTTTTAA
- a CDS encoding cyanoexosortase A system-associated protein: MSWWKQLRLPLLMLTFANVVFVLGQSILDPNIGKRRFTAFEFPAVVPLPSWQLVATQPLANQIVEQPPIGTVVFPGRQYHYRYQGQPLEINMRYELETDGDVQQSTTKNTAIQFLPNQPAVVMRQQASGFYGLFVYQQRAYLNACINPRGGTTVTPAQFDANRMRYDLQLTRLLPWLLGQQGLRDNRCLWTQMSVPLQQSSPQAAFGILEQAWFDWHQWWQPRFPHL, encoded by the coding sequence ATGAGCTGGTGGAAACAACTGCGGCTACCGTTGTTGATGCTCACATTTGCAAATGTAGTGTTTGTGTTGGGACAGTCAATACTTGACCCGAACATTGGCAAGCGGAGGTTCACCGCCTTTGAGTTTCCGGCTGTAGTTCCCTTACCATCCTGGCAGCTAGTTGCAACTCAGCCGCTAGCCAATCAAATTGTGGAGCAACCTCCCATCGGCACGGTAGTCTTTCCTGGCAGGCAGTATCACTATCGCTATCAGGGGCAGCCGTTAGAGATCAACATGCGCTATGAGCTAGAAACTGATGGGGATGTGCAGCAAAGTACAACCAAAAATACAGCGATTCAATTTTTGCCTAATCAGCCAGCGGTAGTGATGCGGCAGCAAGCGAGCGGCTTTTATGGTTTATTTGTCTATCAGCAGCGAGCTTATCTGAATGCGTGTATTAATCCTCGCGGCGGCACGACTGTGACTCCAGCCCAGTTTGACGCCAACCGAATGCGATACGATCTGCAGTTGACGCGTTTACTGCCGTGGCTGTTGGGGCAGCAGGGGTTGCGTGATAACCGTTGTCTGTGGACACAGATGTCTGTACCCTTACAACAGTCTTCTCCTCAGGCTGCTTTTGGCATCCTAGAACAAGCGTGGTTTGACTGGCATCAGTGGTGGCAGCCTCGCTTTCCCCACTTATAA
- the crtA gene encoding cyanoexosortase A, producing the protein MKATNPEAIRLIQNPSLWLLAIAGGLIAIDLSLSWRSAPDLSQLSMSLLCWGAVLSLLWEKRHSLNLESDLFSSGLGLLLIGFVLLRSLLMTSFDSVFELLPLISGIGLALVASGFKRLGQYRQELLIILALNIPIGLVINRIELLSNATAKFATMLLTYCGVEVYRQGINIFIPPSGAVEVAAGCSGWETIFPLLQLSVLFLVMFPTGLIAKICVPLMAVSIAFIVNGVRVAIMALLVAYSTQETFEYWHLGTGSQIFFLIATLMFGCVCYVVSQNAHPARQDHRELSES; encoded by the coding sequence ATGAAAGCGACGAACCCGGAAGCAATCAGACTGATACAAAACCCGTCATTGTGGTTACTAGCGATCGCAGGCGGTTTAATCGCAATTGACCTCAGCTTGAGCTGGAGAAGCGCCCCAGACTTAAGCCAACTGAGTATGAGCTTGCTGTGTTGGGGAGCAGTCCTATCTCTGTTATGGGAAAAGCGGCACAGCTTAAATCTAGAAAGCGATCTATTCTCAAGCGGATTAGGTCTGTTACTGATTGGATTTGTCCTACTCAGAAGCTTGCTGATGACCAGTTTTGACTCAGTGTTTGAACTGTTACCACTGATTTCTGGGATAGGTTTAGCCCTAGTGGCATCGGGATTCAAGCGCTTAGGGCAATATCGGCAGGAACTGCTAATTATCTTGGCGTTGAATATACCAATCGGATTAGTAATTAACCGAATTGAACTGCTATCTAATGCCACAGCGAAGTTTGCTACGATGCTATTGACTTACTGTGGAGTGGAAGTCTATCGCCAAGGAATAAATATCTTCATTCCCCCCAGCGGTGCGGTCGAGGTAGCAGCGGGATGTTCCGGTTGGGAGACCATTTTCCCACTGTTGCAATTATCAGTACTGTTTTTAGTCATGTTTCCTACTGGCTTAATCGCCAAAATCTGCGTGCCACTGATGGCAGTGAGTATCGCATTTATTGTTAATGGAGTGCGAGTAGCAATCATGGCACTGTTGGTGGCGTATTCGACTCAGGAAACATTTGAATACTGGCATCTGGGAACTGGCTCTCAGATATTTTTTCTGATAGCTACCCTGATGTTCGGTTGTGTTTGTTACGTAGTCAGCCAAAATGCTCACCCGGCTCGTCAAGACCACAGGGAGTTATCTGAGTCATGA
- the trpB gene encoding tryptophan synthase subunit beta, with protein MRPGPLGRFGRFGGKYVPETLMPALSELEAAYQQYRNEPNFQLELQNLMRDYVGRPSPLYFAERLTAHYARPDGAGLQIYLKREDLNHTGAHKINNALAQALLAKRMGKQRIIAETGAGQHGVATATVCARFGLECVIYMGIHDMERQALNVFRMRLMGAEVRPVEAGTGTLKDATSEAIRDWVTNVETTHYILGSVAGPHPYPMMVRDFHAVIGQETRAQCQEKWGGLPDILLACVGGGSNAIGLFHEFVDEPTVRLIGVEAAGEGVDSEKHAATLTQGRVGVLHGAMSYLLQDEDGQVVEAHSISAGLDYPGVGPEHSYLKDIGRAEYYSVTDQQALEAFHGLSQLEGIIPALETAHAIAYLETLCPQLTGSPRIVINCSGRGDKDVQTVAKLGVRG; from the coding sequence ATGCGTCCCGGTCCACTAGGCCGATTTGGACGATTTGGCGGTAAGTACGTACCTGAAACTTTAATGCCCGCGCTAAGTGAGCTAGAAGCAGCTTATCAGCAGTACCGCAACGAGCCTAACTTCCAACTTGAACTGCAAAACCTGATGCGGGATTATGTGGGAAGACCCAGCCCTCTGTACTTTGCTGAACGGTTAACTGCTCACTATGCTAGACCTGATGGCGCTGGTCTGCAAATTTACCTCAAACGCGAAGACTTAAACCATACGGGTGCTCACAAAATTAATAACGCTTTAGCTCAGGCGCTATTAGCAAAGCGAATGGGTAAGCAGCGCATTATTGCTGAGACGGGAGCAGGTCAGCACGGTGTTGCCACCGCAACGGTTTGTGCTCGCTTTGGTTTAGAATGCGTCATCTACATGGGCATCCATGATATGGAGCGGCAAGCGCTCAACGTGTTCCGGATGCGGCTGATGGGGGCAGAAGTCCGTCCAGTGGAGGCAGGAACAGGAACGCTGAAGGATGCCACTTCCGAGGCGATTCGGGACTGGGTAACCAACGTGGAAACGACTCACTACATCCTTGGTTCCGTTGCCGGACCCCATCCCTACCCCATGATGGTGCGTGACTTCCATGCTGTGATTGGACAGGAAACTCGCGCTCAGTGTCAGGAAAAATGGGGAGGGTTACCAGATATTCTCCTGGCATGTGTAGGCGGTGGTTCCAATGCGATCGGACTCTTTCACGAATTTGTAGATGAACCAACAGTGCGTCTAATTGGGGTTGAGGCGGCGGGTGAAGGCGTTGACTCCGAAAAGCATGCAGCGACCTTGACGCAAGGAAGAGTTGGTGTTTTACACGGTGCTATGAGCTACCTATTACAGGATGAAGATGGTCAGGTAGTTGAGGCGCATTCTATTAGCGCTGGGTTGGATTATCCCGGTGTTGGTCCTGAACATAGCTATTTGAAAGACATCGGTCGCGCCGAATACTATAGCGTCACCGATCAGCAGGCTTTAGAGGCATTTCACGGTCTGTCGCAACTAGAAGGGATTATTCCCGCTCTAGAAACAGCGCATGCGATCGCCTATCTAGAAACTCTCTGTCCGCAACTAACTGGCAGTCCACGCATTGTCATCAACTGCTCTGGGCGTGGTGATAAGGATGTGCAGACCGTTGCCAAGTTAGGGGTTAGGGGTTAG
- the trpC gene encoding indole-3-glycerol phosphate synthase TrpC produces MQLRRRPPTSSLAAIALNYQGAATGDRPRHILEEIVWHKEQEVAQMWEQMPLADLQHQVNNASSPRNFLVALQQSPIRPSLIAEVKKASPSKGVIRADFDPVKIAQAYERGGAACLSVLTDQKFFQGSFDNLRAIRQNVSLPLLCKEFIIDPYQIYLARATGADAVLLIAAILSNKDLQQFLQIIHSLGMNALVEVHTLAELDRVLALSDVRLVGINNRNLENFTVNLGTTQQLMAKRREQLHRLNITVVSESGVHTPAELALVAEAGADAVLVGESLVKQPDLEQAVLSLRLNDEC; encoded by the coding sequence ATGCAGCTCCGTCGCCGTCCGCCAACCTCTTCCCTTGCAGCCATTGCATTAAATTACCAAGGTGCTGCTACTGGCGATCGCCCGCGCCATATTCTCGAAGAAATTGTCTGGCACAAGGAACAAGAAGTCGCGCAAATGTGGGAGCAAATGCCTTTGGCAGATCTGCAACACCAAGTGAACAATGCATCTTCACCGCGAAATTTCCTGGTTGCCCTACAGCAGAGTCCTATCCGTCCTAGCTTGATCGCAGAAGTCAAGAAAGCATCACCCAGTAAAGGGGTAATCCGGGCTGACTTCGATCCGGTCAAAATTGCCCAAGCGTATGAGCGAGGCGGAGCAGCTTGTCTATCAGTGCTGACCGATCAGAAATTCTTTCAAGGCAGTTTTGATAATCTGCGTGCTATTCGGCAAAACGTGTCGCTACCGCTATTGTGCAAGGAGTTCATCATAGATCCCTACCAGATCTATCTAGCACGGGCAACTGGGGCAGATGCTGTACTGCTAATTGCAGCCATCCTGTCGAACAAAGACCTCCAGCAGTTTTTACAAATTATCCATAGTTTGGGCATGAACGCTCTAGTTGAGGTACACACTCTGGCAGAACTCGACCGGGTACTGGCACTTTCAGATGTGCGCTTGGTAGGAATTAATAACCGCAATCTGGAGAACTTTACGGTAAATCTAGGCACCACACAGCAACTCATGGCAAAGCGGCGCGAACAGTTGCATCGCTTGAATATAACAGTCGTGAGTGAGTCCGGTGTGCATACACCTGCTGAGTTAGCTCTTGTAGCTGAAGCTGGCGCTGATGCTGTCCTAGTCGGTGAGTCTTTAGTCAAACAACCCGATCTAGAGCAGGCTGTGCTTAGTCTCAGGCTGAATGATGAATGCTGA
- the trpD gene encoding anthranilate phosphoribosyltransferase — MELSIPRTRVQAREVMDYLLSGNAEHAQIVNFLQTRPITDARPEELLGYRDVLWERRRKADFGHVDLDIVGTGGVRRPRYNVSTTVAFIAAALGIRVAKHGNRGSVKPNGSFDLLEILGISLSTLTARSVESLQTTGLTFLFARDWHPAFGAIAAARAQVGKPTVFNLLGPLLNPSQPAHQLVGCSNPTVARVIAEALSELGVRALVVTGSDGLDEITLAGSSQLIEVKESHITTRQIMPEDVGMTTVQESDIAGGDATANAADFLAIVGGQGRSHLVDLVVLNAAFALSLVKPYSLEQAISTIRTALADGTVEEFFRDFRNVVTEQKVPVV; from the coding sequence ATGGAACTATCGATACCACGTACACGGGTTCAGGCTCGCGAGGTGATGGATTACCTCTTATCGGGCAACGCTGAGCACGCTCAGATCGTCAACTTTCTTCAGACTCGCCCTATTACTGATGCCCGACCGGAAGAGCTACTAGGATATCGTGATGTACTCTGGGAAAGAAGGCGGAAAGCAGACTTTGGTCACGTCGATCTCGATATAGTTGGTACTGGAGGAGTTCGACGCCCACGCTACAACGTTTCTACAACCGTCGCGTTTATCGCTGCTGCCCTTGGCATTCGCGTTGCTAAACATGGTAACCGAGGTTCAGTCAAGCCTAATGGGTCTTTTGATTTACTAGAAATATTAGGTATCTCCCTTTCTACGCTCACAGCACGCTCAGTTGAGAGTTTACAAACCACGGGGCTAACTTTTCTATTTGCGCGTGACTGGCATCCTGCTTTTGGTGCGATCGCCGCCGCACGAGCTCAGGTAGGAAAACCTACCGTCTTTAATTTGCTAGGACCTTTACTCAATCCCAGTCAGCCAGCTCATCAGTTGGTTGGCTGTAGCAACCCAACAGTTGCTCGCGTCATCGCTGAAGCTTTATCGGAACTCGGAGTGCGAGCGTTGGTAGTGACTGGTTCGGATGGTCTCGATGAAATTACTCTAGCAGGTAGTTCTCAACTAATCGAGGTCAAAGAATCTCACATCACTACCAGACAGATAATGCCTGAAGATGTCGGCATGACAACTGTGCAAGAATCAGATATTGCCGGAGGAGATGCTACAGCTAATGCCGCTGATTTCCTAGCTATAGTTGGTGGACAGGGGCGCAGCCACTTGGTTGACCTCGTAGTGTTGAACGCAGCATTTGCATTGTCTTTAGTCAAGCCTTACAGTTTGGAGCAGGCAATTAGTACCATCCGTACAGCCTTGGCAGATGGCACTGTCGAAGAATTTTTTCGGGACTTCCGGAATGTAGTGACCGAACAGAAGGTTCCTGTTGTATAA
- a CDS encoding HpsJ family protein — protein MKQLNNKEWSFEPLFRVAGYALLALSLLDLIEVFVPPRFGNPTWELQLVNNLVERAPVPLLGLVLVLVGEQRFRIFKFLSWACLAVGLLFLLLVPLAANSSFLIAQQNKLEISNQLNQRTAQVQQLRNVLNQATTDKEINSVLTRLNPQGRLPESNNPQQSKSQLLSELAQGEKRLKNQAEANRASRELTVLKNAVKLSLGTLFSGAVFLLIWRKTGNVLKVSKQRSRTYYSNSN, from the coding sequence GTGAAACAATTAAATAACAAGGAATGGTCATTCGAGCCACTGTTTCGAGTAGCCGGCTATGCTCTGTTGGCTTTGTCACTACTAGATCTGATTGAGGTTTTTGTCCCCCCGCGCTTTGGAAATCCTACTTGGGAACTTCAGCTAGTCAATAATCTGGTGGAGCGAGCACCTGTACCGTTATTAGGACTCGTGTTAGTCTTAGTCGGAGAACAAAGGTTTCGGATTTTCAAGTTCTTATCCTGGGCTTGTCTAGCGGTTGGACTGTTGTTTCTGTTACTAGTGCCTTTAGCTGCCAATTCCAGCTTCTTAATTGCTCAGCAAAACAAACTGGAAATCAGTAACCAACTCAATCAACGGACTGCTCAAGTTCAGCAATTACGGAACGTACTGAACCAAGCTACGACAGATAAAGAGATTAATTCTGTTTTGACCCGCCTCAACCCTCAAGGTCGTTTACCAGAAAGTAATAATCCTCAGCAATCAAAAAGCCAACTGCTTTCAGAACTAGCTCAAGGTGAGAAGAGACTGAAGAACCAAGCTGAAGCTAATCGAGCAAGTAGAGAGCTAACTGTACTCAAAAATGCCGTCAAATTAAGTCTAGGAACCTTATTTTCTGGTGCTGTATTTCTCCTAATTTGGCGTAAGACTGGCAATGTGCTAAAAGTTAGCAAACAAAGAAGTAGGACATACTATAGCAATTCTAACTAA
- the aroF gene encoding 3-deoxy-7-phosphoheptulonate synthase, which produces MIVVMKSGSPEAEVIRLIQELRTWGVTPEKIVGKHKVLLGLVGNTAELDPLQLQELSPWIEKVLRVEKPFKRVSRDFRHGEASDVVVPTPNGAVHFGEHHPLVILAGPCSVENEEMIVETARRVKAAGAQFLRGGAYKPRTSPYAFQGHGESALGLLAAAREATGLGIITELMDAADLEKLAEVADIIQIGARNMQNFSLLKKVGAQDKPVLLKRGMSATIEEWLMAAEYLLAAGNPNVILCERGIRTFDQRYARNTLDLSVIPVLRSLTHLPIMIDPSHGTGRAEYVPSMAMAAIAAGTDSLMIEVHPNPAKALSDGPQCLTPERFDCLMQEMAVIGKVMNRWAQPAPVLV; this is translated from the coding sequence ATGATCGTGGTTATGAAGAGCGGCTCTCCAGAAGCTGAGGTTATTCGCCTGATCCAAGAATTACGCACTTGGGGGGTGACACCCGAAAAAATCGTTGGGAAACATAAGGTTTTACTGGGTTTAGTGGGTAATACGGCTGAATTAGATCCATTGCAACTGCAAGAACTTAGCCCCTGGATTGAAAAGGTACTGCGGGTTGAGAAACCCTTTAAGCGAGTCAGCCGTGATTTTCGTCATGGTGAGGCGAGTGATGTGGTGGTACCTACCCCGAACGGAGCTGTTCATTTTGGCGAACACCATCCACTGGTCATTTTGGCAGGTCCTTGCTCAGTTGAAAATGAAGAAATGATCGTGGAGACGGCACGACGAGTTAAGGCAGCAGGAGCACAATTTCTGCGGGGAGGTGCCTACAAGCCTCGCACATCGCCCTATGCTTTTCAAGGTCATGGGGAAAGCGCCCTGGGTTTGCTGGCAGCAGCACGTGAAGCAACAGGTCTAGGCATCATTACTGAACTGATGGATGCCGCTGACTTGGAAAAATTAGCTGAAGTGGCGGATATTATCCAGATAGGTGCCCGCAATATGCAGAATTTCTCTCTCCTGAAGAAGGTGGGGGCGCAGGATAAACCAGTCCTGTTGAAGCGGGGAATGTCCGCCACGATTGAAGAATGGCTAATGGCAGCTGAGTATCTCTTGGCAGCTGGAAACCCGAATGTAATTCTCTGTGAGCGAGGTATCCGCACTTTCGATCAACGCTACGCTCGGAATACTCTGGACTTGTCAGTGATCCCTGTGTTGCGATCGCTCACACATTTACCAATTATGATCGACCCCAGCCATGGTACAGGCAGAGCCGAGTATGTGCCTTCTATGGCAATGGCAGCGATCGCGGCGGGGACAGACTCCCTGATGATTGAGGTACACCCCAATCCCGCTAAAGCCTTGTCTGACGGTCCGCAATGCCTGACTCCAGAGCGGTTCGATTGCTTGATGCAGGAAATGGCAGTGATTGGTAAAGTCATGAATCGCTGGGCTCAACCCGCACCAGTCTTGGTCTAA